A single genomic interval of uncultured Desulfobulbus sp. harbors:
- a CDS encoding EAL domain-containing protein, translated as MSEPTPIPSDERRPLILVVDDDFAARLQLRFTLENAGYEVVEAGSGEEALARFGDQPPELILLDIIMPDMDGFATCRRLRQTPGGEHTPVVMVTGLEDAQTITSAFDAGATDFISKPINMLILGYRVRYWLRSGSILNDLKMSQQRVFRAQQIARLGHWELHLESGKFHLSAQDPQQFGVSDPDLYESLFAQIVLSERHTVKHLMHEAQNEGHSFSLNYRIVLPSGQERIIFNQGEIVFDRKDRPSMVVGVVQDITELKQAEDQIRYLAYYDNLTGLANRTLFREHWTKIQPQTFRSGKKIAILFIDLDHFKRINDTLGHPVGDKVLITVADRLKSVLRQSDILSRSQSEQPSSIISRLGGDEFTVLSANFSSLDHIANLAERITQVIEQPILWNDQSIALSASVGISVFPDDSEDLDTLLKNADTAMYEAKEKGRNNYQFFQHEMNDAAHARFQLANSLRRALQNNEFELYYQPQFCNQDKKMTGVEALIRWQDPEQGLVAPYTFLPFAEESGFIHSINDWVIVQACTQASLWVREGLFEGCRMAINISGQNVNFKKLASRIMEVLEQTGLDPHHLELELTERVMMENTDQAVASLQKFKEMGIAIAIDDFGTGYSALSHLQIFPLTTLKIDKSFVQNISGHNNSVSLLQSIVGIAKSFDLKVIAEGVETEEQLKVLDAIACDELQGYLFSRPITREEFEQGLRTGSFGL; from the coding sequence ATGAGTGAACCGACACCCATCCCCTCCGATGAAAGACGACCGCTGATCCTCGTGGTCGACGATGATTTTGCCGCTCGGCTCCAGCTGCGCTTTACCCTTGAAAATGCTGGCTACGAGGTGGTCGAGGCCGGCAGCGGCGAAGAGGCGCTGGCCCGTTTTGGAGACCAGCCGCCGGAGTTGATCCTGCTCGACATCATCATGCCGGACATGGATGGCTTTGCAACCTGTCGCCGCCTGCGCCAGACCCCGGGGGGCGAGCACACCCCGGTAGTGATGGTCACCGGCCTGGAAGATGCGCAAACCATTACCAGCGCCTTTGATGCCGGTGCCACCGACTTTATCAGCAAACCGATCAATATGCTGATCCTCGGCTACCGGGTTCGTTACTGGTTGCGCTCGGGCTCCATTCTCAACGATCTCAAGATGAGCCAGCAACGGGTTTTCAGGGCCCAACAGATTGCCCGTCTGGGGCACTGGGAACTGCATCTGGAGAGCGGCAAATTCCACCTCTCCGCCCAGGATCCGCAGCAATTCGGTGTCAGCGATCCCGACCTTTACGAATCCCTGTTTGCCCAGATCGTCCTCTCCGAGCGGCATACGGTGAAACATCTGATGCACGAGGCGCAAAACGAGGGGCACTCCTTTTCGCTCAACTATCGCATCGTGCTCCCCAGCGGTCAGGAACGCATCATCTTCAACCAGGGGGAGATCGTCTTCGATCGCAAGGATCGCCCCTCCATGGTGGTGGGCGTGGTCCAGGATATCACCGAACTCAAACAGGCCGAGGACCAGATTCGTTACCTCGCCTATTACGACAACCTCACCGGGCTAGCCAACCGCACCCTGTTCCGCGAACACTGGACCAAGATCCAGCCGCAGACCTTTCGTAGCGGCAAGAAGATCGCCATCCTCTTCATCGATCTGGATCACTTCAAACGCATCAACGATACCCTGGGCCATCCGGTGGGCGACAAGGTACTCATCACCGTGGCAGACCGGTTGAAAAGCGTACTTCGTCAGTCGGACATCCTCTCCCGTTCCCAGAGCGAGCAGCCGTCCTCCATCATCTCCCGCCTTGGGGGGGACGAGTTCACCGTGCTCTCCGCCAACTTCAGCTCCCTGGATCATATCGCCAATCTCGCCGAACGCATCACCCAGGTCATCGAACAGCCGATCCTGTGGAACGACCAGTCTATCGCCCTGTCTGCCAGTGTCGGCATCAGCGTTTTTCCCGATGACAGCGAAGACTTGGACACCCTGCTCAAGAACGCGGATACCGCCATGTACGAGGCCAAGGAAAAGGGGCGCAACAATTATCAGTTCTTCCAGCATGAGATGAACGATGCCGCCCATGCCCGTTTTCAGTTGGCCAACAGCCTGCGCCGCGCCCTGCAGAACAACGAGTTCGAGCTCTACTACCAGCCTCAGTTCTGCAACCAGGACAAGAAGATGACCGGCGTCGAGGCGCTGATCCGCTGGCAGGACCCGGAGCAGGGGCTGGTGGCGCCGTATACGTTCCTCCCCTTTGCCGAGGAGAGCGGCTTTATCCATTCGATCAACGACTGGGTGATCGTCCAGGCCTGCACCCAGGCCAGCCTGTGGGTCAGGGAGGGGCTGTTCGAGGGGTGCCGCATGGCGATCAATATTTCCGGACAGAATGTCAACTTCAAGAAACTGGCCAGCCGCATCATGGAGGTCCTCGAGCAAACCGGGCTGGATCCGCACCATCTCGAATTGGAGCTGACCGAACGGGTGATGATGGAAAACACGGACCAAGCCGTTGCCTCGCTCCAAAAATTCAAGGAGATGGGCATTGCCATTGCCATCGATGACTTCGGCACCGGCTACTCGGCGCTCAGCCATCTGCAGATCTTTCCGCTGACCACCCTGAAAATCGACAAATCGTTCGTGCAAAATATTTCCGGGCACAACAACAGCGTCTCCCTGCTCCAATCCATTGTCGGCATTGCCAAGAGTTTCGATCTCAAGGTCATTGCCGAGGGGGTCGAAACCGAGGAGCAGCTCAAGGTGCTGGACGCCATTGCCTGCGATGAACTGCAGGGATATCTGTTCAGTCGTCCCATCACCCGGGAGGAGTTTGAACAGGGACTGCGCACCGGGAGTTTCGGGCTCTGA